One window of Mobula hypostoma chromosome 30, sMobHyp1.1, whole genome shotgun sequence genomic DNA carries:
- the LOC134339575 gene encoding solute carrier family 35 member F3-like: MGDFPIKDAAPLRNPGAGDKPLSGAKGGCSTCPSSCRGEGEGQEMKKHTARVSPLTACDTPVLSLTWLGGSERTADAPERRSAAEEPRGSEGALDFLGRVTRASALAACLAGCWAGVTQMGKAVQDGLEAPFFVACHAASWNLLLFPAYCAGRLLASCHWRKPLAELRACTRLLSEGGLSVRGLLTKTAPFCVLWTATTYLYLLALRNISATEASALFCCNKAFVFLLSWIVLKDRFMGVRIVAAILSVTSIVLIAYADGFRHNSIVGVASVVGSASTSALYKVLFQLLLGPARFGEVLFFLSSVGVFSLLFLTWVSVALHFAGVEPWPPAGLVPWGHLCGLAGLLLMFHVLINCGAAVTSPSLVSLGVFLSVPLNTAADVYHGTDWGPGKVRLSALFVLCLAFLLLLLPGEWDTIALGLLTRLRGRMAKEDPGPENSEGNLQAGGWPATVPGPRCSEMKDAPST, encoded by the exons ATGGGTGACTTCCCGATCAAGGACGCTGCCCCTTTAAGGAATCCCGGAGCTGGTGATAAGCCGCTTTCGGGAGCGAAGGGCGGCTGCTCAACTTGCCCGTCGAGCTGCCGCGGCGAGGGTGAAGGGCAGGAGATGAAGAAACACACGGCCAGGGTCTCGCCGCTGACCGCCTGTGACACCCCTGTGCTGTCACTGACCTGGCTGGGAG GTAGCGAGCGGACAGCGGATGCGCCAGAGAGGAGATCGGCCGCAGAGGAACCGCGGGGCAGCGAGGGAGCGCTGGACTTTCTGGGGAGGGTGACGCGGGCTTCGGCGCTGGCAGCCTGCTTGGCGGGCTGCTGGGCCGGGGTGACCCAGATGGGGAAGGCCGTGCAGGACGGCCTCGAGGCCCCCTTCTTCGTGGCCTGCCACGCCGCCAGCTGGAACCTTCTGCTCTTCCCTGCCTACTGCGCCGGCCGCCTGCTCGCCTCGTGTCACTGGAGGAAGCCACTGGCGGAGCTCAG GGCTTGCACCCGTCTACTGAGCGAGGGGGGCCTCTCCGTCAGGGGCCTCCTGACCAAGACCGCTCCCTTCTGCGTCCTCTGGACGGCCACCACCTACCTGTACTTGCTGGCCCTGCGGAATATCAGCGCCACCGAAGCGTCCGCTCTCTTCTGCTGCAACAAGGCCTTCGTCTTTCTCCTCTCCTGGATCGTACTTAAGGACAGGTTTATGGGGGTCCGG ATCGTGGCCGCCATCCTCTCCGTCACCAGCATTGTGCTCATCGCTTACGCCGACGGCTTCCGCCACAACTCCATCGTGGGTGTGGCCTCTGTCGTGGGCTCCGCCTCCACCTCCGCCTTGTACAAG GTCCTGTTTCAGCTCCTGCTCGGCCCTGCAAGGTTTGGCGAAGTTTTGTTCTTCCTCAGTTCAGTGGGCGTCTTCAGCCTCCTCTTCCTGACCTGGGTCTCGGTCGCCCTCCACTTCGCCGGGGTGGAGCCCTGGCCACCTGCCGGCCTCGTGCCCTGGGGTCATCTGTGCGGGCTGGCCGGTCTCCTCCTCA TGTTCCACGTCCTCATCAACTGCGGAGCTGCCGTGACCTCGCCCAGCCTCGTGTCGCTGGGGGTCTTCCTGAGTGTACCTCTGAACACTG CCGCTGACGTGTATCACGGCACGGACTGGGGACCTGGGAAGGTGCGACTCTCCGCCTTGTTCGTCCTCTGCCTTGCCTTCCTGTTGCTGCTGCTTCCAGGGGAGTGGGACACCATAGCCCTGGGGCTCCTCACCAGgctgaggggccgaatggccaagGAGGATCCAGGCCCTGAGAACTCAGAGGGCAACTTGCAGGCCGGCGGCTGGCCCGCTACCGTACCTGGTCCCAGGTGCTCAGAGATGAAGGATGCCCCAAGCACGTAA